The sequence below is a genomic window from Prinia subflava isolate CZ2003 ecotype Zambia chromosome 11, Cam_Psub_1.2, whole genome shotgun sequence.
CTGGAAAGCGAGGATGCCTTTCTCAGGgtgagctgtgcagagctgacaCTCTGTTTTTTAACTATAAAGCCGTGTGAAGCTGAGCTCTCTCATGTTTTGATGTGCAGAGACTGCACATCCTTCTCTGCGGAAACTGCTGCTCCACTGTCCTGGATGCTCAGAGGTCGGTAATTAAAATAGACCGAGGGCTTTCTGAAGGTGAAGTTTTGGAGCACTGCCTGAGAAATGTGCTGATCTCACCcagcttctgcagctctgagagGAGCAGCTTCAAACAGGATTTCTGCTTGGTGAATTTCCAGATGTATTTCTCTTCTTCATCTTTGGCTATAAGGAGAGAAAGGCTCCTGTGCAGTCTGTGATGTTCTTTGTGCCCTGCCTGAATTGTTTGGGTTCCACTGGCTGGTATTTAGCCCATCAGGGCAATTGCACAATAGATGGACTTTGGAAAAGTGCTGGAGCATATGAAGGTGGAGGCTTGTAAAGGAAAAACTCAGTGACCTCAAGCCTTGTGGGGAGTTTACTGCTCCCATTTTAATGTCCTTGATACTAACTGAGAGCAACCTCTGgaattttcttccctgtgaaggGGAAACCTGAACTCCTGCATTTCAACTGTTTtctccccaaatcccaacaCGAATGTCTGACCACCTCTCTGGGATGCACAGCTGGACACACAGTGCTGTGTACAGAGCCAGATGTTGGGCATTCAGCTGAGGGGCTGCAAGCCTGGGACTCTCCTCCCCTGTGTGCAGTGTCATGACATGTGCTGCATCCCCTGAACGTGCAGCTGGTCCAGGTGGAGATCCCCCTCTGTCTGCTGTCCCCCTCCTCTCTGAGCTGTGGTGGAAGGGGAGGGACTCCAGTTgcccctttccagctgctgatCTTTGCTGTGAAGTGTCCAGTTGCAAATCCTGTCTTTGCTAAAGACCTGGTGCCCTGCAAACCATGCGGCTGCAGAGGTTGTGATATTTGAGCAGGTCAGGGAATGTTGCTGGGAAGCAGAAGGAGAAATTGTGGATAGCTTGATGTTCCTGTGTGGCATCCTTGTTTCACTCGTTTTCTTTAAGCTATTTGAGACTCTGACAGAGAGTTAGATACATGGCAGGCTTAGGAGCTGacaaaataaaccacagaaTATTCCTTGGAGCTTTAAAACTTCCCTGAGAACTTCAGTTTTTATGTTAAGATCATGTTGGTTACCTTTTCAAATCTGGACATATGCAAGTTTGGGTAGTAGATGGGAAAGAAATCCTTTATTTCTCTGCTAAAGTTTGTTAGAGAAGAATACTGCAGCAGTAATTTGTTGGGACAATTCTGTGCAAGCAGAATTGGTTTGCTTAGCTTGCTGAGGAGTCACATTGTGGGGTGGCAATGGGAATGTGTGGCCTGTGCAATCCTAAAGGTGCCTGGAACAGTTTTAAAGACTAATTCACACAAGGAACGTGCTTTAAATCTTGTGGGCTGGAGTTAAGGCAGAGTCTGTTTCAGAATTTGATTTAGGAGCCTGTTGTCATCTCTATTGCCAGGGTTCCTGCTTAAACAGTAGTTCGTCTTAGTGACTGTATTTGCTGAAGTGTTTTCTTGGATATTTGGAATTGGAATTCCAGCTCAGGGAATCCAGATTAGAAGGCTGAGATACTTCAGGAGGCTGAAGTGTCTTATGTAGCAGCAGGTTACTCTGGAGAAGCCAAAAGCGACGTGTGCCCCATGGAGAGGGCAGAGAATGGGGCTGACAGGAGCTTGTGGCCCTGTACTCCTTTGTCCTGCTTTAAACTCACATCACATTACCACAGATTTTATTGCATTTGCTGTGAGAGATGTTTTCAATTGCTACTTTAACAGTTACAGAAAAGTCTGTTTTAGCTCTGCTTTAAATTTTAGAGGTGGTTTGTTACAGAACTGGTGCCTGTAAAAAATCATATGGGTCTTCTCCAGAATTCCCAGGCTACTTTAAAGTCTGCGTTTCCAAACACAGATCTAGTGGAGCACAGCTCATCCAACTTCTCtggtttttccttcctgttgtTTATACCCTGTGCACAGCAGCTTAGGCTGCCCTGATCcaagggcagcctgggctgctgggtTGTTCTGCTATGGTCCTGGAAGGGGATGGATTTTTAGGCACTGATGGATGCCATGCTGTGAAGGGAGCCAGTAAAAGAGACAAAAGTTTTGCCTGTCCCTTTTGCATGAGCacatctgcacagctctgtgttcctcACGTTGTGGAGTGACACCTGTAAAAGCTTCTGCTGGGTTTGGTGCCTCTGGAGGAGGGGCTGAGCAAAGTTTATTTTACACCTTACGACGATCTGTTTTGTGTGTTCTTCCCTCAAAATTTATGTTCTCTGCAAGAGAACACTTTGCCCAATGGAAAAGAGGCCCTCATCATCAGTGCTGTTGCTGTTGGCGTGCAGGATGGTGCCTGTTCTGGGAAATGGTGTAGCTGCCAGATGAAGTTTTAGATgttttctgccccgggcagAACCTGGAGCTGGCCTAACCTGGAAATCCTGCTGGAACAGTCGGGAGCgagccagggctgggccccCTCTGCGcctcccagggctgaggggtgcagggcactgggaccagttcctgccagcccaggggctTTGGGGGTGGGTGGGAGTCACTGGGCTACAGCAGCTCTGATCCTGTAGCTTTgtctgcttttgaaaacaaaaggaaaagctatCAAAGGTCTGtgatttctcctttttctttctagctACTCTTACCTATGACACCCTCAGGTTTGAGTATGAAGACTTCCCTGAGACCAAAGAACCTGTTTGGATCCTTGGCCGGAAATACAGTGTTTTTACAGGTATTCTGTGTGCACACTGCAGTGTTTTAAGGCTCCAGAGGAATTTGTTAGTGTTGCACTTGCATTTCAGCTGCCATGCTTCTGTCTGTCTGGCAATTTCCGTGGACTCTGGAATACTTTTGGGCAGAAAGTTACCATATGGAAGTTGTTGGGACATGTCATGAGGGCAGGATGGTGGAGGCAGGGGGTAGAAGGATGGTTTGCTGCTTCATAATTTGCCTGTGGCCATAGTGTCTTTAGGCTGATTGCAGCTATTCTGGGGGGGAAAGAAAGTGCTTTCTGCACAGCAGTACTGCCCTGTTCCTCAGCCACACTCTGCCTCTCTGGGCCTGCAGACTGTGAGGAGCAGAATTCCTTGGGAGGGTGAGTGGGAGGTGGGTTTATCTGTCTTGGTGCTCCCCTGATGTGTGTGCCTTTCCATGCTGAACACTTTCCAGAGAAGGAAGAGATCCTGTTGGATGTGACCTCTCGCCTTTGGTTCACCTACAGAAAGAACTTCCCTGCTATTGGTATGTAGATTGGAGGAGTCTGAAGACATCCTGGAAATGATTGTAACTTGGTTGTCCCTAATAAAACAGTCCCCACAAACGTGACATCATTTCCATTCATAAGAGTCTGAAATGTGCTTCATCTAATTGATTAGACAGACTTTTTGTTTATCTGATAATGAGAATTCCTCATCCCCTTGGGTAGGAGGGATAGCAGTGGTTTTTAAAAGGACATCAAGATGGGTTTGGCAAGCCTGCTCTGTTTTTAGGCAACATGGGAGGATTTTTATACTTCATCACATCCTGTATCAGTCTAGTGTGAAATATTATTGAATTATGGTCTTGGGCTTGAAGTGGATTAAAATAAGGGAACCTAGAGAATGATACAGAAATTGCTGCCTTTGTGCATCTGCCCCAGACTCTGcgtgggggttttgtgtgtctAGGGGGAGTTGGGTGCCTGAAGTGTCTGTTACACAGAGGAGCTGTACTGATAGGGGGGATCTTTCCCAGTGAACTCCAAGGAGGATGCCTTGGTTCCTTAAAATATTCTGCACGGCCTcttctggggtttggggttctTTGCTGGGTGCAAGGTCTATCAGAGGAGATCTAAGAGCAGGTAAATGGGACTCCAAGGCCTGCCCATGTCCCCCTTCTGTCACTGTCATCCTCAGCAGTCAGTGGGAAAGGAACATGGCTCAGGTTTGGAAAAGAGACTTCTTCCTAACTGGTCCTTCTGGCTTGTGCTGttctttccctgctggaaagCCCTCTGCCTCACAAGCTCTGAGACATCTTTGATGCAGTTTAATCCCTTTAAATTCATGTTTGTGCACCATAGTTAAACATATGTTTGAGAACAAAGGGTTAGCACATGTTTAACTGGCTCACAGAAACAATTTTGGTTTCCTTGTGAGTCATTAAAGGCTGTGGGGTGAAGGCAGACCCCATTTTCTGGGTCATTTCCCATTTACACCATAGATATGATCTGGATGTCATATACAGTAAGcctctttcagcattttttctcCCAGTCATCCCTTTTACTGTTTGTCCCTTTCCTCTGTGCTAGCCCACTTAATTATTGTAAGGGTTAGGGAGCTGTCTGATGCTAATTTTGTAAAGCATTATCACTTTTGGAATTTGTACATGTTATGAATTACAGGTAAAATTGTAGAAGACAACTGGTGACCATTGAGAAGCTGATTAAATAGTCCTGCAGgtgattttttccctgttcaggacaaaagaagaaagcagcatTACAAAGACTTGCAGAAGCTGTGCCCGGGCACAGATTCCCTGCTGTGATCACACTGAACATTTGATCTCTGGTATTTGTAGtaacagccagagctgcagtggagGAGCAACAGTTTCCTTTGGAAGATCTGTCAGGGAAATGCTTTCAGCCTCATGTCCGTTGTCTTAGACTTTCCAGCATGAGCTGATGTCCAGCTTTCTCCAACAATGTGTAGGATGTGtctttttttcactgcttgGATAGGTTTTTTTTGGctggtgcctttttttttggcctGACTACATTGTTCACTTTGAAATGTTATTTGTAGCCGCTTCTGAtgcaggaattccctgggaCTGGTTTGTTCTGCAGTTGCCTTCTCAAGATAAGGATTACAAGAGTCATCTTTAACAAACACCTTCATGTAGAATTGTGTCTGAATTGGGCTGAGAGTCTGCAGCCAGGCTCAAAGGCTATTGTTCTCCTGAGCAATTCAGCTCTCTTGGGTTGTTTGGATTTCCcttggaattttttcccctttcagttAGTGTTAGAGGagttgatttgtttgtttttaagggatGCCACGGAGTTACTCATCAATAACCATGTTTCTGGTTCTCAATCTTGGGTTTGTGAGCTAAGCTAGTCCTCACTGCCTGCCTCATTTCTTGGTGAACCTGCTGCCCATTCATTCCTCTCCCCCTTGGCACTGCCTCACCATTCATTCCCTATTTTCTGTCCTTGTTTCCAGGAGGAACTGGTCCCACCTCTGACACGGGCTGGGGCTGCATGCTGCGCTGTGGCCAGATGATCTTTGCTCAGGCCTTGGTCTGCAGGCATTTGGGAAGAGGTAAACCAGTGCACAGCCCACACTGAATTCCAGAGCCATGTGCTCCCATGAGAGCAGCACTTAGAAGTACAGAGATaaccaggacacagctgggaatTGCTGAGGGTTCTCTAACCTTTTCGTCACTCTTTTCAAGTTCAGGGCTGTTGAGACAATAGTCTACTTGGAACTCTCtggaatatttgtattttctaattttatgtttgtttatttgctttcctGTGGATTATAATACTTTATCCCAGCTGTAAGAatgttttctgttattttaaaattagccCTTTACTGTTGGGGATGCCTCAGATGCTTAGTAATAATATGACAATGTGAAAAATTGAGTTGGTCAGTACGCAGGAAGAGAATTGCAGCTTGCAGCCTCTGGTTGCTAATAAGTACcatatttatttcatatatcCCTTGTCTGTCCTAGACTGGAGGTGGATAAAAGGGAAGAGGCAGATGGATAATTACTACAACGTTCTTAATGCCTTCATTGACAAAAAAGACAGCTACTACTCCATTCACCAGATAggtaagaagaaagaaatgctcAGACTTAGCAAATGGGCTGAGGAAGGCTGTCACCTTGATACAAACTTCCCTGAAAAATCAGAGaagcagcctgttcctgtgtttcctgtggggtAACAGAACTCAGGTCACAGGGCTGGTCTACTGATCAAACACTGGGTGAAGCTTCTTCTGAGGCAACACTATCCTTTGaacttctgtgctgctgcattttgggGAAAGGATTTGCTTTGCAGTCCTTCAGGATGTGCTTCTTACCCCCATGAAACAGCAAATACTGCTGATTCAATGAAGTTTCTAAGTGAGAATTCTTCCCCATTAAATGCAAACCTGGTTAGGAAGGGATGCAGTGTGGGTGAAATGATTGACTccattattctgatttttttgttgtgatGCAGCCCAGATGGGAGTCGGGGAGGGGAAATCCATAGGCCAGTGGTACGGACCAAACACGGTTGCGCAGGTGCTCAAGTAAGTGCtgcccttttcctcttctcccttcAGACAGGCAGTGGGGCTGCTTGTGTGTGCTTCCTCTGAGCTGACAGAGTTCTGCCTGGCTTGGGAGCATGGGCTGCCTGTCACAACAGCCTCCCTCCTCTCACCATTCTCCCCCATCCACGTTGTAGATGAGCAGGCTGGAATTGCCTAACAGCTGCTTTCCCAGGTCAAAGCACATTCCACAGCATAAATGATAACACCAGGCTCTCCTAATCCAGTTTCTCCTCTCTGATACACCACCATCTTTGCCTTGTAGTTGTATTAATCCTTCATTACTTACTTTCCATTTTCCTCTAGAAAACTTGCAACTTTTGATACGTGGAGTTCCCTGGCAGTGCACATAGCCATGGACAACACAGTGGTGATGGAAGAAATCCGTAAGTGTCACCTGGAGGCAGAATGTGGCATATCCTGGGCTGCAAGAGCCCAGAAAAAAGCTGGAGGGCACAACAAGCATGAAGTATATGTTCTGTCTTtgagaaattgttccctgtgagggtggtgaggccctggcacaggttgctgcCCGATCCGTGGtagtgtccaaggccaggatggatggagcttggagcaacctgggctagtggaaagagtccctgcccatggcagggagtggaacaggatgagctttaaagtcccttccaacactTGTGATCTGTGAAACCTGTGTCCAGGTGTGCTAAAACAAGATGAGAATTGCTGTTCTAGGGCAAGGAAGGGCCTTGTTTTGACTGTCATTTCATCTGATGATGCCTCTGCATCAGGAGAGAAGGTTTGCTGACCTTCAGACAACATATGGGAGCTGCTTGGTAGGCAGTGTCAGGCTTGTTTATGGCCACGAGGAGCAAGCAGTTCCTCTCTCACATAATTGGTAGGGATGGTTCTGATGTTGGACAGAGTAAGAAAGTCAGAACAgatcagaagaggaaaagggcCAAAATGGGCATGGGGAGAGGATAAGAAGGGAATCCAACACTCTCAACATTTTAGGGAAAATTCACCgatggtttcttcttttttccttttttgtgtgttttttggggCATCCTCAGGGCATCCTCAGGCTCTGGAGGTTGAGCAGCTCTTCTTGCCCATCCTGAGCctgtctgctctgcctgcagcactgcagtaaCCAAAGctgcaaaccaaaccaaagctaCACAGTTGAGCACCTACACTGCTGgttgctgcagccctgcagggtccTGGCCTCAGCAGCCTTCCCATGGCTTGCTTCAGGCTGATCCCTGAGGTAGTGAGCCCacccagcacaaacccagcagtgtttctgccagggcagtgctctGAAACAGCTGGTGTAGGGTTGCAGCTGAGGTGGTGGCAGGCACCATTTAGGCTGGCTTGGCTGCCACACGGCCAAGATAATAGCCAGGCAATTTTTGCCTGGAGTGCAGGACAGTCACTTTGTAAAGTCACATCTCTTGTCAGGTAGTCTCAGTTGGATCTGACTGAGACGTGTGTCTAACCTTAGCTGAAGGTGTCTGCTGAGGTCCTTGGCTTAAACAAAGGCCagttttaaagcagaaattggATTATCTTTCTTCTTTATCCTGCAAGTATCACTTGTACAGCTGAAGCATGCTGGCTACGAGGCTTGGGTGTGCTGCAGGCTGTCTGTGTGGCACTGGCTGTTCAGCACTGATGCCGCTTCAAGTGACCATGTCCATACAACTTGTCATgggcaggtgtgtgtgtgtttattttcctcaaatgTGGATCATAATGTACCTGTTCAGGGCCTGAAAGTCACTGTGAGTGGGTCTGGTGTGTTAGATGTCTGTAGGTTTGTGTTTGATACCTTGTGCCCCAAACATTGTGGATAAAAATAATGTTGTTTCATTCATCTGTTAATTTGGTCACTGATAGGGTTCAGCCAAAGGTTCACAGGAAATGCCTTTTGTTACAGCAGTGAAGAAACATAAATCTTTATCCATTCTGTGTCAGTGTGCTATGAGAAAGGGCATGTCAGCTGGAGGAGAGATGGAGGAGAATCCTGTGAATCACAAAGGTGGTGAGAATCCAGGAGCCAAtacctgccagcagcagctgcagcaggagaggtgtTGTGTTAGATCTGTTGGACTGTGTTTGCAGTAAATGCTTTGAATCCAGCTGGGGAGCTTTAGGCAggttctgctctgctgtggcacCACAGAACTGCAAAGCCTGCCAGATAGCAAGGTGAATTCAGCCAGTGCCAAGCTCTCTGCTGCTTAAACTGCAGGTAGGTGTGTTCATACACACTGCAGAACTGCCACGTGCTTTGCCTGATGAGGAAACCTGCAGTGACATCCCATTCAGCAACAGCTCTGGCTTGGCAGCTGATTGCAGATCATCTGGACAGGCGGGCTGCTGTGACAAAAAACCTGCTTTAACAACAGAAATTGCTACAGATAATGGCTTTGAGTTTCCTCAGACCCTCTGGTAACTACATGTGCATCAGATGCACACATACACCTTCTCCCTTCTTGGGGAAGAGTACAGAGAGGAACTGCAAACATCTGTGCAGGTTGTCGCTCCTCCTGAGGCTTTAGATCAGAGTCCTATTTCTTCTAAATTTGGATGTAATATTGTCCTCATTCGGCTGGGTTTGGAGCTCTCAGTAGTGAACAAATACCCAGCTGAAATGGCAAATGGCTGGTGATTAAAGTGTTTGTTTACATCACGTCCTACCTGCTAGAGTGTCCTGGCACTCAGTTTAGGCTGGGAATAAATGAAATGAGCCTCTGGCATTCTGTCCAACTGCCTTAGCTTCATGATTCTTTAATCATGCTGTGGGTTTCTTTGGGGTTTGagttgggttggttttttttttcacacaccCAGCAAGTAATTAAATTGGCCAGTGAGACAGGTAGGCCTGGAGTTGTTTCTGGACCAGAATTTACATAACCTGGGTGCATTACAGCCTGGCTGTTTGTTTGTCAAGCCTTTAGGATGAGGATGCAGAGTGCTTATGTCATGTGTATGCCCTGAGGAGTTCTGCTGCTCCATATCTTAGAGGCTGCAATTGCAGAGTTTAGTGACCATACTGCTTTAGGTATGTAAAGTGAATGATCCCAAAGAAAATGTATGAAGATTTTTGTGACCTTTAGGAAAGTTATAACTACTCTAGACAGATACCAGGTTTGTATCTTGCAATAGCACTTAATTACAGGTGAATATTTCCTGTGTTAACTCATAATGCTGTCCTCACTCAGTTCATTCATGTCCTCTGTGAACTCCTCTGGAGCTGGACACTCCATAAGTTTCCTCTTTCTGCCTACAAGCTTTGTGAATTCAGGACAGTTGTCTGACCTGCTAATCAGCTCGTCCAGCTTTGTTAGCACAGGTGGTTGCTCACCTTTCTGGAAGAATTTGCATTTTTGCTGCCTAGCAGTTGGTAGCTGTGAGTACAGGGTGCTGTGGCTTGGTGTGAGCTCAGCTGAGGCTCAGCCATGCACACACatcacccagccccagcactccACCTCTTCAAGCTCTTCTTGGGTTTAAATGCTGCAGGCTTTTGCTAAAGAGCAGTTGTTGGTCAGAGGGATGACTCAAGGTCTGGAAGCAGAGTCCTGATGCTTTGTGCTCCTGTTCCCTTTGCACAGGGAGGCTGTGCCAGTCCAATGTGCcgtgtgctggagctgcagcgtGCCCTGCCCTGGACTCAGACGTGCTCTATAACGGGTGCCCAGAGGACGTGGGGCTCCGGGAGAGGCCCAGCCTGTGGAAACCACTGGTGCTGCTCATACCTCTCCGCCTCGGGCTCACAGAGATCAATGAAGCCTATATTGAAACACTAAAGGTAGGGAGTCTGGAACTGAATTCCTGCTGGGGAGATGCTGAAGGATCCTGTTGGGAATTCAGTCATTACTCAGAAGtcattgcaaaagaaaaatgtgtttacaGACAATTCTTGTCAGAAATCATCATAGAGGTTCTTGCAAACTGTAGTCAGGAAGCTGGGGGGCCTTGAGGGGTTGGccttttttggttgttttttttttccttttgaggaTCTTACTTCCCAGCTTAAATCTCAGCTCCTCTTTGTGTGCAGATGGTACCAACCTGCTGAAGCCTTTGTTCAGCACAACTCTACCCTGCTTGGTGGTGACCTGAGTGTTAGTTGATACAGGGTTCCACACTCCCCATGGCTCAGATGCTGAAGTTTGTGCTGCAGAC
It includes:
- the ATG4B gene encoding cysteine protease ATG4B, translated to MDAATLTYDTLRFEYEDFPETKEPVWILGRKYSVFTEKEEILLDVTSRLWFTYRKNFPAIGGTGPTSDTGWGCMLRCGQMIFAQALVCRHLGRDWRWIKGKRQMDNYYNVLNAFIDKKDSYYSIHQIAQMGVGEGKSIGQWYGPNTVAQVLKKLATFDTWSSLAVHIAMDNTVVMEEIRRLCQSNVPCAGAAACPALDSDVLYNGCPEDVGLRERPSLWKPLVLLIPLRLGLTEINEAYIETLKHCFMMPQSLGVIGGKPNSAHYFIGYVGEELIYLDPHTTQPALEPGDSGCLPDESFHCQHPPCRMSIAELDPSIAVGFFCNTEADFNDWCQQIKKLSLVRGALPMFELVERQPAHFSNPDVLNLTPDSSDADRLERFFDSEDEDFEILSL